CAACGTAAGTATGCTCTTAGCGAACTTAACCTTTGAGAGATCAAACTGAAACATGTTTCTCGACAGATCCACTTGTACTGTTGTTTTGTTCCGTCCGAAGAACATCGAACCATCTCCTACGAAACTGTTTCCCGACAGAAACACTGAGTTGAAGTCGTGTTTTGACAACGACTCCGGTATTTTTCCTGCAGTAATAAACCGGGATCTATAAATTCACCTTAATCTAGTTACTTAGTCCGGaaagtataattaaattatctttAAATTCCAATATAACATCTTTAAAGATGTattaaagagattaaaaatgATGGTTTTACATTTACCTGAGAGCCTGTTATTAGACAACTCGAGTCCAGGGACGTTGCCAACAAAAGAACCGAAAGAGTCTGGTATAGAACCGGTTAGCTTATTATCGTTGACGTGAATGGCTTCGAGCTTCGGCATCTGGGAAAGCGAACCGGGAATTGGACCGGTCAATTGGTTCTCGGAAAGGCCCAAGTAGGTGAGGTTCTTGAGGTCGCTGATGTTATCAGGAATCGGACCAGAGAAATTGCTGTACTTCAAGAAGAGGATGTCAAGGCTCTTGAGCTTGGTGATGGCTGGTGGGATGTTTCCGGAGAATTGTTTGGATGAAAGGGTGAGGTAAGTGACACGACCGTAAGTGCATTCGACGCCGCTCCAGCCGGTACAGCAATCGGTTTGGGGATTCCAGGATGAGAGGAGAGGATGGTTGTTCAGTGATTTCTTGATCTCAAGTAGAGCGTTTTTGTCATTTGGGGTGCAGCTGTAAGAAGATGGGAGAGAGATGGagaggatggagaagaagatagagagatgaacaatgagaagcttcattgtgatgatgatttgatATGTGGTTACTTTGAGCATTTAAACCGACGTACTATTTCCCCCTCGGAACTATCGTATCTTGCCAGATCCCCATCGATCTTTGATCTCGTACCAGTTTCCCTTCGAACTTATAATCTCCGTTTATTTCCCCCCGAATTCATACTTCTACGCCTATTTCCCCACCGAACCACAATTACACGGTTTTGGTACAAAACCCGATAGAAACCCATGTTAAACCGGTGTGAAACCAATTTAGAATCCGGGTAAAATATACAACCCGACCCGACTTCTGCTTCTTctattttaaaacgaaaatccccaaattgaaactaagaaccctaaaaatcgaaattgaataagaaatctctctctatttctctcaaaatcatgaGCAATATTTCTGGATCTTCGAGCTGTTCGACAAATGTTCGCGAAAGAGGAAGAGTTGTTGGTGTAcctaagagatgttggtgtggaGAAGCAATTGTGGCCAAAACTTCCAAATCCGACCATAACCCAAATCGACGATACCTTCGGTGTGTGTATGCAGCTGGAAATAAGGTAATGACAATCACGTTTATGGTCTAGCTTATTATTAGATCGGTTCTAAATGATAACCAAATCAATTGTATATGGTGTAGCTTATGAATGATAGTCACGTTTTCAAATGGGTCGATGATGCTTTGTTGGATGAGGTGGAGACAATGAAAGAGTTCATATCAGAGacaatgaaggagaagaagatgcaaatggagcTGCAAATGGaacttgagaagaagatggtaaTGGAggttgagaaagagatatttgagaggattgaagatgttaAAGATGAATTCAAATCAAGGATGAATAGGATGATAATTGTTTTGGTATTTGGTTGTATGATCATGATCGGTCTAGTTAAGCTAATATGATGATAATTGTTNNNNNNNNNNNNNNNNNNNNNNNNNNNNNNNNNNNNNNNNNNNNNNNNNNNNNNNNNNNNNNNNNNNNNNNNNNNNNNNNNNNNNNNNNNNNNNNNNNNNNNNNNNNNNNNNNNNNNNNNNNNNNNNNNNNNNNNNNNNNNNNNNNNNNNNNNNNNNNNNNNNNNNNNNNNNNNNNNNNNNNNNNNNNNNNNNNNNNNNNNNNNNNNNNNNNNNNNNNNNNNNNNNNNNNNNNNNNNNNNNNNNNNNNNNNNNNNNNNNNNNNNNNNNNNNNNNNNNNNNNNNNNNNNNNNNNNNNNNNNNNNNNNNNNNNNNNNNNNNNNNNNNNNNNNNNNNNNNNNNNNNNNNNNNNNNNNNNNNNNNNNNNNNNNNNNNNNNNNNNNNNNNNNNNNNNNNNNNNNNNNNNNNNNNNNNNNNNNNNNNNNNNNNNNNNNNNNNNNNNNNNNNNNNNNNNNNNNNNNNNNNNNNNNNNNNNNNNNNNNNNNNNNNNNNNNNNNNNNNNNNNNNNNNNNNNNNNNNNNNNNNNNNNNNNNNNNNNNNNNNNNNNNNNNNNNNNNNNNNNNNNNNNNNNNNNNNNNNNNNNNNNNNNNNNNNNNNNNNNNNNNNNNNNNNNNNNNNNNNNNNNNNNNNNNNNNNNNNNNNNNNNNNNNNNNNNNNNNNNNNNNNNNNNNNNNNNNNNNNNNNNNNNNNNNNNNNNNNNNNNNNNNNNNNNNNNNNNNNNNNNNNNNNNNNNNNNNNNNNNNNNNNNNNNNNNNNNNNNNNNNNNNNNNNNNNNNNNNNNNNNNNNNNNNNNNNNNNNNNNNNNNNNNNNNNNNNNNNNNNNNNNNNNNNNNNNNNNNNNNNNNNNNNNNNNNNNNNNNNNNNNNNNNNNNNNNNNNNNNNNNNNNNNNNNNNNNNNNNNNNNNNNNNNNNNNNNNNNNNNNNNNNNNNNNNNNNNNNNNNNNNNNNNNNNNNNNNNNNNNNNNNNNNNNNNNNNNNNNNNNNNNNNNNNNNNNNNNNNNNNNNNNNNNNNNNNNNNNNNNNNNNNNNNNNNNNNNNNNNNNNNNNNNNNNNNNNNNNNNNNNNNNNNNNNNNNNNNNNNNNNNNNNNNNNNNNNNNNNNNNNNNNNNNNNNNNNNNNNNNNNNNNNNNNNNNNNNNNNNNNNNNNNNNNNNNNNNNNNNNNNNNNNNNNNNNNNNNNNNNNNNNNNNNNNNNNNNNNNNNNNNNNNNNNNNNNNNNNNNNNNNNNNNNNNNNNNNNNNNNNNNNNNNNNNNNNNNNNNNNNNNNNNNNNNNNNNNNNNNNNNNNNNNNNNNNNNNNNNNNNNNNNNNNNNNNNNNNNNNNNNNNNNNNNNNNNNNNNNNNNNNNNNNNNNNNNNNNNNNNNNNNNNNNNNNNNNNNNNNNNNNNNNNNNNNNNNNNNNNNNNNNNNNNNNNNNNNNNNNNNNNNNNNNNNNNNNNNNNNNNNNNNNNNNNNNNNNNNNNNNNNNNNNNNNNNNNNNNNNNNNNNNNNNNNNNNNNNNNNNNNNNNNNNNNNNNNNNNNNNNNNNNNNNNNNNNNNNNNNNNNNNNNNNNNNNNNNNNNNNNNNNNNNNNNNNNNNNNNNNNNNNNNNNNNNNNNNNNNNNNNNNNNNNNNNNNNNNNNNNNNNNNNNNNNNNNNNNNNNNNNNNNNNNNNNNNNNNNNNNNNNNNNNNNNNNNNNNNNNNNNNNNNNNNNNNNNNNNNNNNNNNNNNNNNNNNNNNNNNNNNNNNNNNNNNNNNNNNNNNNNNNNNNNNNNNNNNNNNNNNNNNNNNNNNNNNNNNNNNNNNNNNNNNNNNNNNNNNNNNNNNNNNNNNNNCAATGTTAAGCTAATATGATGACAATGTTAAGCTAATTGTTTTTTATGagacaaaatcaaatatcaatagACATCTCTTCTATTGTTCAAAAGAGACCATACAAATTTGTTCACAAGAGTAGAATTCATTGTTCAAAAGAGACCATACAATTGTTCAAAAGAGTAGAACATCAAGGCCAAATACAAGGCTTAATAATAAGATTCAAAAGACCACACTAAGGCAGAACAACATATGTTCTGAAACAGGTcctaataccaaaaaaaaaaacactttgcCTTGTTCTAATCCTCCACATTACATCATCCACCAATTACTTATCTTGAGTAAGACAACCTTGAGAAGATTCCACATATCTGAAACTTCATGCAGGTACAAGTCCTTTCATTCAAATTGACTCTGTGTTTGTCATATCCCAGGTAAACTTCATAAGCTCCATTTGTGCTGGGATGTACAAAGCACAGAGAAGCTGCCTTATGCTCGTCAGCCAAGAAGCGTTTCACATATGGAGTGCATATCCCTGACAAATACATGAATACACATTACACTTTATAATTCAATACAAAGTaaatgaaagataaaagaaGTGTAATGTTACTCACCTTCGTGCGAATGAGAAAGTGCAGACCGCTTAGCAATCCGAACCATTGCAAGCCTTCGAACAGCCTCCAACATGGCCACAAATGGCTTCTCTCTTGCCTTGTTGATTGTGCTATTGAAGGACTCCAAAGAGTTGTTTTCCATATCCTCACAGTAGCTGCCAAGCTTGTGGAACGCC
The Camelina sativa cultivar DH55 chromosome 15, Cs, whole genome shotgun sequence DNA segment above includes these coding regions:
- the LOC104748148 gene encoding uncharacterized protein At4g04775-like; this translates as MSNISGSSSCSTNVRERGRVVGVPKRCWCGEAIVAKTSKSDHNPNRRYLRCVYAAGNKLMNDSHVFKWVDDALLDEVETMKEFISETMKEKKMQMELQMELEKKMVMEVEKEIFERIEDVKDEFKSRMNRMIIVLVFGCMIMIGLVKLI